One region of Serinus canaria isolate serCan28SL12 chromosome 25, serCan2020, whole genome shotgun sequence genomic DNA includes:
- the TMEM79 gene encoding transmembrane protein 79 gives MAAADPVLPPEEVTLLELGKVALDKVPPAPDEHLGDPDATLPWERSQHSARGQPELVETKKRSSPEGGHEDPEEAVPTCPTVEAEDEEVPQLPVMAAHVFVPIDPQCIEQSPFKQKQHPTPWPREGGRGDVPPSVPPSDRPSSLHHKQVFLPLGPSRYRNPLGFEGRMTKPPAEGSQCPCARDCGTDNLKAVASVAGALLLCPCLIYGAYIFLPFDAPLLPNVSARLVYTLRCATFATFPIVLGMIVSGISRLCSSALEPFGELHQEVEIHRTYVSQSVHLFILYFFNMAVLATYLPQELLKLIPLLTGLFAISRLIFWMSYAIGRSFRAFGFSMTFLPLLAMLLWNLYGMFVLEPENLLSLAAPTPEGHSKESRAKLRHWG, from the exons ATGGCTGCTGCAGACCCTGTCCTGCCCCCTGAGGAGGTgactctgctggagctggggaaggtggcCCTGGACAaggtgccaccagccccagATGAGCACCTGGGGGACCCTGatgccaccctgccatgggagCGGAGTCAGCACAGTGCCCGGGGCCAGCCAGAGCTCGTGGAGACAAAGAAGCGCTCGAGTCCTGAGGGGGGCCATGAAGACCCAGAGGAAGCTGTTCCCACCTGCCCCACAGTCGAGGCCGAAGATGAGGAAGTCCCTCAGCTGCCCGTGATGGCAGCCCACGTCTTTGTGCCCATTGACCCGCAGTGCATCGAGCAGAGCCCCTtcaagcagaagcagcaccCGACCCCATGGCCCCgggaggggggcaggggggatgttccccccagtgtcccccccaGTGACAGACCCAGCAGCCTCCACCACAAGCAGGTCTTCCTCCCCCTCGGCCCCTCGCGCTACCGGAACCCACTGGGCTTTGAGGGGCGCATGACCAAGCCCCCGGCTGAGGGGTCACAGTGCCCGTGTGCCAGGGACTGTGGCACTGATAACCTCAAAGCCGTGGCATCAGTGGCAGgggccctgctcctctgcccttgCCTCATCTATGGAGCCTACATCTTCTTGCCCTTCGatgccccactgctgcccaaCGTCAGCGCCCGCCTGGTCTACACATTGCGCTGTGCCACCTTCGCCACCTTCCCCATCGTATTGG GAATGATCGTCAGCGGCATCTCCcgcctctgctcctctgccctggagccCTTTGGAGAGCTCCACCAGGAGGTGGAGATCCACCGCACTTACGTCTCCCAGTCTGTCCACCTCTTCATCCTCTACTTCTTCAACATGGCCGTGCTGGCCACCTACCTCCCACAGGAGCTCCTCAAGCTCATCCCACTGCTCACAGGGCTCTTCGCCATCTCCAG gtTGATTTTCTGGATGTCCTATGCTATCGGCCGCTCCTTCCGAGCCTTCGGCTTCAGCATGACCTTCCTGCCActcctggccatgctgctcTGGAACCTGTATGGCATGTTTGTCCTGGAGCCCGAGAACCTCCTCTCCCTGGCAGCGCCAACGCCCGAGGGCCACTCCAAGGAGAGCCGAGCTAAACTCCGGcactggggctga